The Gammaproteobacteria bacterium DNA window TCAACTTTGGCCGCTCTCACTGGTTCCCCACGGCTATTCAAGATCCTGCCGGTAAGATGAACCACCTTGCCCTGAGCATGCCCGCGCTTACCCTTGATGACTGTCAAATCCATGTCATGGTCTAGTGGTCGGATGACGGGATAAAAAGGTCCCATGATCTGTCCGGGAGTGACCGGATGTATTCCCTCCTGTGCAAGAACCGAGTTGAGTGGCAGGGTAACGGCGAGACAACCGAGGGCAGCCGCCATTTCAAGCATTTCTCGACGCGAGAAACTCTTTGAGGGATTCATGCTGTGCCTCCTGGGAGATTAGTGTGCAGAAGTCTGCGGAGAAGCGTCGCGCAAGGTATTATCGGGCGCCGGCGAAGGCCTTGATCATCGAGTTCTTGTCGCTGAAATCGCCCAGGCGCACGTCGATGCCGTGCGCCTGGTACGCCGCGGCCTTGGCGCGGTCGCGCACGCTGCCGGCCAGCGATTCGCCCGCCGGCAGTATCTTGCTCAGTTCGGCGACGATGGCACGGCCGAGGTTTCCATTTGCTCCGGTTACGACGATCATGACTATCTCCTATCGAAATCTGGTTTCTGGGAGAAGCTCGCCGACTATCGTCGTGCCGGCGCGTCGTGCTTCCATGAGGCGAATCTTGATCGACGGCCGAACGTAGATAAATATCACTTCCGGAATTAAATTATTTCCTATCGGTTTACAATGAACCGATGGATACCCTTCTCAGCACGAAAGTATTCCGGCAGGTGGTGGAGTCCGGCGGCTTTGTCGGCGCCGCCGACCGCTTTCGTAACGCCGCAATGGGCCCTGCCACCAGTTGTCCTAGCGGTTGTGGTCTGGCTGTTGATCAGATGGCGAGGGCATGCTGCCGCGCGACAACACGTTGCCCTGCATAATTGGAAGTAATTCTGCCCATCTGCATTTGCTATCTGATGTTTGCAGAATTGCGTGGAAAGGCGTCCGGTGCGCTTCGGGTTGATTACAAATCAAGTAGGCCACTACGATATTCGGTAGGCGACATACCGGTCCATTTTTTGAATGCCCGGTAGAAGGCACTGGTGTCGGAAAATCCCAGGCCTATCGCGATGTCTGTCACGCTTTTTTCCGGTTGATCTAAAAGAATGATGGCAAGATCGAAGCGCAGGTCATCTTTGATCGATTGATATGGTTGGCCTTGCCCCTCGAGTCGACGTCGTAAGGTAGATGGAGTCATGTTCAACTGTCTGGCCATGGCATCGAAGTCGGGCCATTCCGACACGTAAGTATGATGCAAGTGTCTACGAATCCGGTCTGACAACGTATCGCCCTGCTCGAACTTTATTAGAAAGCTGGTGGGCGCGTAGCGCAAAAAATCTTTTAGCGTCTCTTTGTTTTGTATGATCGGCATATCGAGATACCGAGCACTAAATGTAATGGCAGTGTTCGGCTGATTGAAATATGTGTTCGGACAAAATATCGCTCGATATTCTTTACCATGAGACGGCTCGTCATAACAGAATTCCGCCTTCAGAATTGCGATGCGACGTCCTATCAGCCAGCTAACTAAACCATGCAAAATTTGCAGAAATGCGGAATGCGCAAAAAGTCCGAGATGCCGGCCATGGTTCGCAATTTCAATGCGTACCCAATTTCCATCGTGCGACAAAGTGGCACCGATATCATCAAATATTAAAGAGTAAAAACGTAAGGCTCGCCGTAGCCCCGCCTCTAGTGTTTCCCCATGGATCACACTATGGCATAGCATAGAGAAGGCCCCTATTTTCATCGGACGCGATGTCAGCCCCAGAAATTCGTCGTTCAGCATCAGCGCAATCGCGCGCCACAGCGAGCTATATTGACCAGGCGAAATACGGGATTGTGGCAAATCCAATAAACTCGGTGAAATACCGACTTGCAGAAGCAACTCATCGGTATAGAGCCCTTTCTGCCAAACAGTGGTAAGCGCTTCCCGAACAAAAGCGATCGATATAGTTTGTTTTATCAAGCTGCCGATAACTCGCGTTGAGTAGGGACGCGAAGCGCCTTATTAGCGTTGCGCAACAACCAGTAAAGGCCGGCCGGCATAGAGAGCCGTTCAGACGGCGTTGCACTTTTGGATGCAGATCGAGAAGTTGCAAACTGTTCCATGCTTGCGTGCTCCGGAAGGCGACTATCAATCCACCGCTATCGCTATCCCAGCGGACCGATGCAGTGTCATAGACGAAACTAATTTAACCAGAGGTGGTTGCTTATCCTCCCACTAGTACGACCGGATATGGGTCTATTACGACGTACGAAAAACCGCGGCGCTGCATGCGTCAGCCCTCCTGAACTCTCGAAGAAACATCCCGGTCTCCTCCGCCATCGCCGGCAATGGCTTTCCTTAGCTTATCAGTTCATAAAATGTAAATTCGCTCAAAATTTTGAGTTTTTTTGCTGTGGAGTCATGTGAAAAATCCGCGACAATTAACTGAATTTCGAAATTACGAGGTGCCGAGACTTAATCGAGAACAACAACCAACCTCTCGTTGACCGGCTCTTGGGGCACATAAAACGATCGAGCAACGGTTACGTTGTAAGCCTGCATCGCCGATCTCGGCATTGATTGGTCAGGATTTATCGAAATGAACCCGTCCGCCATTTTGGATTTGAACTATTCCTTCTCCAAAACAGCAGTGATGATCGCGGCGGTGCGATTGAAGTTTTTCACTCACCTATCAGGTAGGAAATTGAGTGCGGTGGAACTTGCGGTGAGAGCCGGCACGATACCAGATGCCACGGAAAGATTTCTCGTCATCCTCGTCCGCTTGGGTCTGGTCGAAATGGAGGACGACGTATTCCGCTTAGCCCCGATGGCCGAGCATTTCCTGGTGGAAGGAAAATCTACCTATGTGGGTAAAGACACGATGGCCATGCTGGATTTCCTGCCGGCATGGCTCCACCTCGATCAGACACTGGTAACCGGCGAACCCTACCGAGATCTTGGAATGCCTGCCGAGGCGGAGCGCTTCTTCGCGCCGCGAGTGCTCGACGTATTCCCACTGATATTTCCCATCGCTACCCGGCTGGCCGAGACCCTTGATTTGAGCGACACGACGAGAGAACTCCGCATTTTGGATGTGGCGGCAGGTAGCGGCGTATGGAGTATCGCGTTGGCGCGACGGTATCCAAACGCCGTTGTCACCGCGATCGATTTGCCGGCCGTGACGATGGAAGGAAAACGGAAAGTAGCGGAACTTGGCCTGAGCCGCCGATACACGTGGATGGAAGGAGACGCTCTGACATTGCCATTGGAAGCCGAACAGTTTGACGTCGCGATCGTCGCGCATTTTTGTCGGTTCCTCGGCAAGGAAAAATGTCAGCTGCTATTTTCGAAACTCGAGCGCGCCCTTTCCCCGGATGGGATTTTTGTGCTGGCCGACATCGTTCTTCCGGACAACCCATCGAGCGCCCTCTTCCCGTTCATGCTGGATCTAAGCATGTTGGTGAATTCCGCTCATGGACGGACGTTTACCGTCGCGGAGTTCGGCGATCTATTGAAAGGTGCTGGATTCGCGGAGGTCACCTCGCTGGATGTGCCCGCCCCTACTCCACTAATTAAGGCGACAAAAAGAGTACGTCCATGTCGCCAGTGAAGATCGTTTCCACCGATGAGAATACAAGCCTGTGTGAGGAGGAACGG harbors:
- a CDS encoding methyltransferase domain-containing protein, which codes for MNPSAILDLNYSFSKTAVMIAAVRLKFFTHLSGRKLSAVELAVRAGTIPDATERFLVILVRLGLVEMEDDVFRLAPMAEHFLVEGKSTYVGKDTMAMLDFLPAWLHLDQTLVTGEPYRDLGMPAEAERFFAPRVLDVFPLIFPIATRLAETLDLSDTTRELRILDVAAGSGVWSIALARRYPNAVVTAIDLPAVTMEGKRKVAELGLSRRYTWMEGDALTLPLEAEQFDVAIVAHFCRFLGKEKCQLLFSKLERALSPDGIFVLADIVLPDNPSSALFPFMLDLSMLVNSAHGRTFTVAEFGDLLKGAGFAEVTSLDVPAPTPLIKATKRVRPCRQ
- a CDS encoding AraC family transcriptional regulator: MIKQTISIAFVREALTTVWQKGLYTDELLLQVGISPSLLDLPQSRISPGQYSSLWRAIALMLNDEFLGLTSRPMKIGAFSMLCHSVIHGETLEAGLRRALRFYSLIFDDIGATLSHDGNWVRIEIANHGRHLGLFAHSAFLQILHGLVSWLIGRRIAILKAEFCYDEPSHGKEYRAIFCPNTYFNQPNTAITFSARYLDMPIIQNKETLKDFLRYAPTSFLIKFEQGDTLSDRIRRHLHHTYVSEWPDFDAMARQLNMTPSTLRRRLEGQGQPYQSIKDDLRFDLAIILLDQPEKSVTDIAIGLGFSDTSAFYRAFKKWTGMSPTEYRSGLLDL